In Odontesthes bonariensis isolate fOdoBon6 chromosome 6, fOdoBon6.hap1, whole genome shotgun sequence, one genomic interval encodes:
- the LOC142382239 gene encoding beta-1,3-galactosyl-O-glycosyl-glycoprotein beta-1,6-N-acetylglucosaminyltransferase-like, with the protein MWLLRQCRLITLLKLTVALGSLWTIFLVIQLNTSWNSVFIHKYSWLEYTDDDGGPEKVCNCSAILQGEQEALEQAKLLAITKDFRKSIQIPDEYYNNATQDCRSFKLSRKYLTVPLSKEEEDFPLAYSMVVHHKVQNFERLLRAIYAPQNFYCVHVDKKAEVSVYSAISAITSCFPNVFMVSQAVSVVYAAWPRVQADLNCMADLYNISTEWKYFINLCGQDFPLKTNLEIIRSLRSLKGGNSLESEKMPPEKKWRVSYVHQIVDGQIQNTGKQKDPAPFNLPIMSGNAYIVVSRGYVHSVMKDSRIHTLIEWFKDTYSPDENFWATIQRIPGVPGSKRPNRKYDVSDINAIARLVKWQWHEGSQDSLEAVYPECQGNHVRAICVYGAGDLQWLLEHDHLFANKFDVDSDPISVYCLEKYLRQKALDLTQWKFSP; encoded by the exons ATGTGGTTGCTTAGACAATGTCGGCTGATAACTTTGTTGAAGCTCACTGTTGCGCTGGGATCACTGTGGACGATTTTCCTCGTCATTCAGCTGAACACTAGCTGGAACTCTGTCTTCATCCACAAGTACAGCTGGTTGGAGTATACGGATGATGATGGTGGCCCAGAGAAAGTGTGCAACTGCTCAGCAATCCTGCAGGGCGAGCAGGAGGCACTGGAGCAGGCCAAATTACTCGCCATCACTAAGGACTTCCGTAAGAGTATTCAGATCCCTGATGAATATTACAATAATGCAACCCAAGACTGCAG GAGCTTCAAATTAAGCAGGAAATACTTAACAGTGCCATTAAGCAAGGAAGAGGAGGACTTTCCCCTGGCTTATTCTATGGTTGTGCATCACAAG GTGCAGAACTTTGAACGACTACTGCGAGCGATCTATGCACCTCAGAATTTTTATTGTGTCCATGTGGACAAAAAAGCAGAGGTCTCGGTGTACTCTGCCATCAGTGCCATTACATCCTGTTTCCCCAATGTCTTCATGGTCAGCCAGGCTGTCAGTGTGGTCTATGCTGCCTGGCCACGCGTCCAAGCTGACCTTAACTGTATGGCAGATCTCTACAATATCAGCACAGAATGGAAATATTTCATCAACCTTTGTGGCCAGGACTTCCCTCTGAAAACCAACTTGGAGATAATAAGGAGTCTGCGCTCACTGAAGGGCGGTAACAGTTTGGAGTCAGAAAAAATGCCTCCAGAAAAGAAGTGGAGAGTGTCATATGTTCATCAGATTGTTGATGGACAAATCCAG AATACAGGAAAGCAAAAGGATCCGGCTCCCTTTAACCTGCCCATTATGTCCGGTAATGCCTACATCGTGGTTAGCCGAGGATATGTCCACAGTGTGATGAAAGACAGCCGAATACACACACTGATTGAGTGGTTCAAAGACACCTACAGTCCTGATGAGAACTTCTGGGCTACCATTCAACGAATCCCTGGTGTTCCTGGCTCAAAGCGGCCAAACCGTAAATATGACGTGTCAGATATCAATGCCATTGCACGGCTGGTGAAGTGGCAGTGGCATGAGGGATCACAGGATTCATTGGAGGCAGTATACCCAGAGTGTCAAGGCAACCATGTCCGGGCAATATGTGTATATGGTGCTGGAGACCTGCAATGGCTGCTTGAACATGACCACCTCTTTGCCAATAAGTTTGATGTAGACAGTGATCCCATTTCTGTCTACTGCTTAGAGAAATATCTCAGACAAAAAGCTCTGGATTTGACACAGTGGAAATTTTCACCTTAG